Part of the Candidatus Limnocylindrales bacterium genome is shown below.
CCGACCTCGAGGCCTACATCAACAACACTGCCCGCGGGGCGGATGCGGCCGGCGCGACGGTCTCTTCGAAAGTTGCGTCCGCGGGCCCCGGTCACAACGGCTGGATGATGACCTCGGCGGCCCTCGTGCTGTTCATGACGCTGCCCGGCCTGGCCCTGTTCTACGGAGGACTGGTCCGCACCAAGAACGTGCTGTCGGTGCTCGCGCAGTGTTTCGGCATCGCCGGCCTCGTGACGATCATGTGGTGGGCATTCGGATACAGCATGGTCTTCGATACAGGCGGTCCGCTGCTCGGCGGCCTCAGTAAAATGTTCCTCGCAGGCGTCACCAGCGCCGTGAACACGAACTACGCATACTGGGTGTCCGAGAACGTGTTCGCGATGTATCAGATGATGTTCGCGATCATCACGCCGGCACTGATCATCGGCGCCATCGCCGAACGCATGAAGTTCTCGGCGATCATGCTGTTCGTCGCGCTGTGGATGGTCCTGATCTACTTCCCGCTTGCCCACATGGTCTGGGGCGTCAACGGGATGATGAACGGCGTCTGGAATGCGGACGCGACCATCAAGGCGATCGACTTCGCCGGCGGAACCGTCGTGCACATGTCGTCGGGCTGGTCGGCTCTGATCCTCTGCCTGATCCTCGGTCCCCGCATCGGCTTCGGCAAAGAGCCGATGACGCCGCACAGCATGGTATTCTGCATGGTCGGCACGGGCATGCTGTGGGTCGGCTGGTACGGCTTCAACGCGGGCAGCGCAGTCGCGGCCGACGGCGTCGCGGCCAATGCGTTCACGACGACGACGCTCGCAACTGCAGTCGCCTCCTTCGTCTGGGCGCTCGCCGAATACATCGAGAGAGGAAAGCCGAGCGTGCTCGGGTTCTGCTCGGGCGCGGTGGCGGGCCTCGTCGTCATCACGCCGGCATGCGGCTTCGTGACGCCCGGCTC
Proteins encoded:
- a CDS encoding ammonium transporter, whose product is MRVSFFRAARRAFVAGVAMPVLITAIAAAVMPAVAIAEDAKSDPSIEQRVADLEAYINNTARGADAAGATVSSKVASAGPGHNGWMMTSAALVLFMTLPGLALFYGGLVRTKNVLSVLAQCFGIAGLVTIMWWAFGYSMVFDTGGPLLGGLSKMFLAGVTSAVNTNYAYWVSENVFAMYQMMFAIITPALIIGAIAERMKFSAIMLFVALWMVLIYFPLAHMVWGVNGMMNGVWNADATIKAIDFAGGTVVHMSSGWSALILCLILGPRIGFGKEPMTPHSMVFCMVGTGMLWVGWYGFNAGSAVAADGVAANAFTTTTLATAVASFVWALAEYIERGKPSVLGFCSGAVAGLVVITPACGFVTPGSSVIIGILAGIIPFLACTKVKHMFGYDDALDTFGVHAVGGTLGAFVTGIFATPDVNSNLSTNLSAIVGHTLWLEQLKAMGITIVMAVVGTVIIANIVKAVVGLRPAEEVEREGLDITEHGEVGYNY